The Blautia pseudococcoides genome segment ATTATGCTATCACTAAACAATAATATCTTCCCCTTTTAGCATACAAAAAAGTTCATTTACACTTTTCCTTCTATTCTCACTGATTGTTAAAGTTGTCCCATCCATTAATTCCATCGAATCATAAATATACCTGTACACGTATCTGGGATTAACTAAAAAGGATTGATGCGTTCTGTAAAAATATGTATTTGACTGTACCAATTTCTTTTCAATATCATTTAATTTCCCATAACATTTTTTACTTCCGTCACTTGTAATAATATATGTAACACGTCTATCACTTTGAAAATATATTATCTCATCAATAGCCACTCTATAGGATACTTTGTTATATTGATATTGAAAATATTTCGGCTTTTTTAATATCTCTTTTCTTGCATCTAAAAAGTATCTTTGAAACTTTCGTTGATCAATCGGTTTTGTGATAAAGCGAAAAGCTTCCACCTCAAACACTTCTTTTGCAAAACTTTCATGGCTCGTAACATAAATAATCAACACCTTTGTATCCACTACACGGATAGCTCTTGCAGCATCTACTCCGTTTTGTTTTGTCATCTCTATATCAAGATAAATAATGTCATATCTTTTCCCTTTATCTATATAATCAACCAATGTACTCCCATCATAAAATACATCTATTTCTACCTTTGTATCTGTTGTTACCGCCAGTTTTTCAATCATTTTCTCAATATTTGATGCAACAAATGTTTCATCATCACATACCGCAATTTCCAGCATTGATTTTCTCCCTTATCCTGCAGACATTATTCTGGACTCTTTGCAAGATTCATAGCACATTTTATCAGTATCTCCATATCGGATCTTTTGCTTTTCGGGCATTGTTCCATAATTTCACCCAGGGAGATCTCACCCCGTTTCGTCCCTGTAAGCAAATAATTTATATCCATATCTAGTTTTTTATTCACAATAACAAGCTTTTCCAGTGATAATCCATGAAGTCCCCGTTCAACCTTTCCGTAATATGCAGAACTCATCTCCAATATTTCCGCCATCTGTTCCTGTGTGTAATTTAATTCAATGCGTGAAATACGAAGTCTTTTCCCTATTTCTACATACAAATCATTTTGTACATTTCGTCTGCACTTACGGCTTTCACCCTTGTGTGTATTTGCTTTCGATTCCATTGGAGTCCCTCCACAATAAGAATATATTTATATCATACACACACAAAAATGACTTATTAACACATATATACTTCTCATTTTAGGAATATATATGACTCATCATCAAGATAATGACCATTTACGACCGTTATTTTTCCAAAAAAGATTATGTAATCATCGCGTAATAAATACGAATGATCATGTAATTTTTACTGTTGCTGAAATTACTGCATCTGGAGTTAATGTTAGTGTCATCTTGCGGTACTTAATTCAGTAAGCTGACTCAATCAAATAATCAGCGCACAACTCATATCATAAATATTGGTCATTTTATATCAAAATATTCAATTATGATCCAGATTGAAAACAAATACATTTTATTGAAATAGATAGTTTTATATTTAACATTGTTTATTTTTATCTTTTTATAGAAAAAACCCAGCCTACCAAACAGTAGACTAGGCTTTTTATGTTTTAATTGTTCAGCCAGATAAACGGTGTATTTTCTTGATAAATCACTTCATATATGTAATCGGCCATCTGATCCTCTGTTAGATTAGGATTAGACTGTCCAATATCCCGTCCAATGCTGTTATTGTGTAAGTCCATGTTTTTATGTTCTTCCTTAGTATGGCCATCCGATTCCAAACCAGAAGTGTCTTTATCCTCATGTGCAGTTGCAAATAGTTCCGCTTTTTCGGTGCCAATTAGGATGGTCATTTCGGCATTCCAAATTCCATGTCTAAAAGCATCGCTCCGGTCTCCCAAACCATTATATCCGAACTTTCTTTCCGTTTGCGTTGTCGCTATATTTTTTGCATCATTTACTTTCAATGCCGCAAACGGATACCTAACAACCAATTTCTTTTCCGAATCTGTTAATGCATTCCAAATATCTGAAATTCCTATGTTTTCATTTCGCATTGTATTTATATGTAATGAAATCATACTTACAATTTCATCTTCAGAGTTTTCTGGATTAGCATTTTTAATTTCCAATACCGTTTCAATCAAATCCTCCATTTCAGAAGATGTGACTACTTGTTCACTAATTGCTGATGAAACTGTTTCTGCGGACGCAGATATGGGAATTCCAATCAACATAGTGCAAGTGCAACATACTACTGTAGTTTTTAAAAAATTGTGTTTCATAATAATCTCCTCCTAGTATTTTTATCGCAATCATACGCACAACTTTATTGTTTATAACCTAAGATTGAGTCCTATGCTAACAAAAAAGCTCTTTTCCAAATGTTCTTTGTCTTATGCTCTCCTTCTAAAAGAGCCAGACATACTCCAATTGTACCATCTAATAAACCTAAATGTTCAAAAGCTCTTATATTTCCATTCTCATCACCTACCTCCATATTTCTAAATCCAAAAATATAGTTAGAGTCATAAAAACTCATAATTTTATTAAGCAATTCTTTTTTCTCACTATAAAAAATGTCCTTTCCAATAGTAAATTCTATAGAATTAACAACTTGATACAATCCAGAAAAACCATGACAAAATGTAGGTGAAAATATACCTTTTACATCGCTCAATGTCTTTTTCATATTATGTATTCCATAATCTATCCAACTTTGGTTTTTCATTGCATTGCCAGCCATAATAAGTGAATAACACACTCCCGGATTTCCATAACACCAAGCATCTCGACGAATTATATTTTTTTCTGACACTTTTCCGGTTATATATTCATGGAAGTCAATTTGGCCTTTCCAAAAATCTCGTTTTTGATCGTTAGATCTAAAATCAAATAGAAATTTTACAATCTTTTCAATTGCCTCTTCTTGTCCTTCAATCATAAATCCTTTACTTTTCATTTCTGAAAGTAGTGTTAATGGACCTGCAATTCCATGAGAAAAACTTGTATTAAAATTACCATATGGATATAACTCTTTTTCTACAGTACTAAACTGATTATCCGATGGAATATACCATCCAGGCACATGGTATCCTTTTACTTCAATATCATATGTAAGTTCAACTAATTTTTTCAAGCCTTTAAGTAATATCGGAGAAAAGGATTCCTGTTCATAGTATATTGAACAATAACTCAAAATACCACTCAAGCCTTCTATTACATCATAACAGATACTTCTAGTCCCTTTTTTTAAATCAATACTATCAATAAACTCATCAAACCAATTAATTATATACGAATTTATCGTATTTAACAGTTTATTATAGTTACAAAAATTATTTGAAACACTTGCAACAGCCAACCCAATACCAGAAGTTCCTGAAAACATTGACAAGGTTTGAAACCCCTCTTTATTTATTTCCTGCACCAAATAACCAAGATACTGATGTGCTAATTCAGCCCAAATCTCCTCATCAGGAAAGCATTCCATTAATTTCCCATATAGCAAACAGATTCCTGGTATTCCATGACTTAATGTAAGTGGTTCCCATCCCTGAAAATTAAATTCTCCCATCACTCGTATATTGTCTTTATCCGCTACAATCCTCTTTACATTATCATAGTCGCCTAAGTTTCTAGCAATCTCTTTTACAATAGAAATTATGCTGTTATCCATATTTACATATCCTCCTCATTCTCGTATGTCTCAGCCTGATATAAAGTTTGATATACAAGACAATTTTTTAGTAAGTCTTCATGTTTACCCATTCCAACAACTCTTCCATCATCCATAACAATTATTTTGTCTGCCTTTTTTGCCGCATTAAGTCGATGTGATATAAAAATTCCTATTTTTCCTTTTGATATTTCAAAAAAATCATCAAAAATTTCCCGTTCAGAAACTGTATCAAGCGCAGCATTCGGCTCATCCAAGATATAAATTGATGCGTTCTTAAAATATGCTCGCGCAAGTGCCACTTTTTGCCATTGTCCTTGTGATAACTGCTGTCCATCATCAAACCAATTTCCAAGCTGCATATCGAAATCATATTCACCATCTT includes the following:
- a CDS encoding LytR/AlgR family response regulator transcription factor, whose translation is MLEIAVCDDETFVASNIEKMIEKLAVTTDTKVEIDVFYDGSTLVDYIDKGKRYDIIYLDIEMTKQNGVDAARAIRVVDTKVLIIYVTSHESFAKEVFEVEAFRFITKPIDQRKFQRYFLDARKEILKKPKYFQYQYNKVSYRVAIDEIIYFQSDRRVTYIITSDGSKKCYGKLNDIEKKLVQSNTYFYRTHQSFLVNPRYVYRYIYDSMELMDGTTLTISENRRKSVNELFCMLKGEDIIV
- a CDS encoding lanthionine synthetase C family protein, with translation MDNSIISIVKEIARNLGDYDNVKRIVADKDNIRVMGEFNFQGWEPLTLSHGIPGICLLYGKLMECFPDEEIWAELAHQYLGYLVQEINKEGFQTLSMFSGTSGIGLAVASVSNNFCNYNKLLNTINSYIINWFDEFIDSIDLKKGTRSICYDVIEGLSGILSYCSIYYEQESFSPILLKGLKKLVELTYDIEVKGYHVPGWYIPSDNQFSTVEKELYPYGNFNTSFSHGIAGPLTLLSEMKSKGFMIEGQEEAIEKIVKFLFDFRSNDQKRDFWKGQIDFHEYITGKVSEKNIIRRDAWCYGNPGVCYSLIMAGNAMKNQSWIDYGIHNMKKTLSDVKGIFSPTFCHGFSGLYQVVNSIEFTIGKDIFYSEKKELLNKIMSFYDSNYIFGFRNMEVGDENGNIRAFEHLGLLDGTIGVCLALLEGEHKTKNIWKRAFLLA
- a CDS encoding helix-turn-helix domain-containing protein; this encodes MESKANTHKGESRKCRRNVQNDLYVEIGKRLRISRIELNYTQEQMAEILEMSSAYYGKVERGLHGLSLEKLVIVNKKLDMDINYLLTGTKRGEISLGEIMEQCPKSKRSDMEILIKCAMNLAKSPE
- a CDS encoding DUF6973 domain-containing protein; its protein translation is MKHNFLKTTVVCCTCTMLIGIPISASAETVSSAISEQVVTSSEMEDLIETVLEIKNANPENSEDEIVSMISLHINTMRNENIGISDIWNALTDSEKKLVVRYPFAALKVNDAKNIATTQTERKFGYNGLGDRSDAFRHGIWNAEMTILIGTEKAELFATAHEDKDTSGLESDGHTKEEHKNMDLHNNSIGRDIGQSNPNLTEDQMADYIYEVIYQENTPFIWLNN